From the genome of Cedecea lapagei, one region includes:
- the dsbB gene encoding disulfide bond formation protein DsbB, giving the protein MLRYLNQCSLGRTAWLLLAFTAFALEMVALWFQHVMGLKPCVMCIYERCALFGVMGAGLVGAIAPKSPLRYGALAIWLYSAGKGVQLAWEHTMLQLHPSPFVTCDFFARFPSWLPLDKWLPQVFVASGDCSVRQWEFLSLDMVQWLLGIFVVFLVIAVLVLIAQFFKPKRRDLFGR; this is encoded by the coding sequence ATGTTGCGATATTTAAACCAATGCTCTCTTGGGCGCACCGCCTGGCTGCTTCTGGCCTTTACGGCGTTTGCACTTGAGATGGTAGCGTTGTGGTTTCAGCACGTTATGGGGCTGAAACCTTGTGTGATGTGTATTTATGAACGTTGCGCGCTGTTTGGCGTGATGGGCGCAGGCCTGGTCGGCGCCATTGCGCCTAAAAGTCCGCTGCGCTATGGCGCGCTGGCAATCTGGTTGTACAGCGCAGGGAAAGGCGTTCAGCTGGCATGGGAACATACCATGCTGCAGCTGCATCCTTCCCCGTTCGTGACCTGTGATTTCTTTGCCCGTTTTCCGAGCTGGTTGCCGCTGGACAAATGGCTGCCTCAGGTCTTCGTGGCGAGCGGTGACTGCTCCGTGCGCCAGTGGGAATTCCTGTCGCTGGATATGGTGCAGTGGCTGCTCGGGATCTTCGTCGTCTTCCTGGTTATTGCGGTGCTGGTGCTGATTGCTCAGTTCTTCAAGCCTAAGCGTCGCGATCTGTTTGGCCGCTAA
- the cor gene encoding phage exclusion lipoprotein Cor, which yields MKLFKSLSLASVIALSGCAGIIEKQDPVCTAQANIGGSDSTVQIYGVRKIASQTEYKAGYPFNWKWVSASGFKSSTCK from the coding sequence ATGAAATTATTCAAATCACTATCCCTTGCCTCTGTAATTGCTTTATCTGGTTGCGCCGGAATTATCGAAAAGCAAGATCCAGTATGTACTGCTCAGGCAAATATTGGAGGTTCGGACTCAACCGTACAAATTTACGGCGTAAGAAAGATTGCCAGCCAGACTGAATATAAAGCTGGATATCCTTTCAACTGGAAGTGGGTAAGCGCATCAGGCTTCAAAAGTAGCACATGCAAATAA
- the nhaB gene encoding sodium/proton antiporter NhaB, whose product MEMSSGRALYRNFLGQSPDWYKLTLILFLVVNPLVFWFVSPFVAGWMLVVEFIFALAMALKCYPLLPGGLLAIEAVLVGMTNPDHVRAEIASNLEVLLLLMFMVAGIYFMKQLLLLLFTRLLLGIRSKTALSLAFCVAAAFLSAFLDALTVVAVVISVAVGFYSIYHRVVSEAQDDSNLQDDSRIQTDSREILEQFRAFLRSLMMHAGVGTALGGVMTMVGEPQNLIIAKNAGWHFGDFFLRMMPVTVPVLICGLLTCVLLERFKVFGYGQTLPEKVRGILHDFDARSANKRTRQDKMKLLIQALIGVWLIIALALHLAEVGLIGLTVIILATSLCGVTDEHAIGKAFTEALPFTALLTVFFTIVAVIIDQHLFSPIIQYVLNASPHAQLSLFYIFNGLLSSISDNVFVGTVYINEAKTALQSGAIDMKQFELLAVAINTGTNLPSVATPNGQAAFLFLLTSALAPLIRLSYGRMVIMALPYTLVLTLVGLLCVEYTLTPATEWMLASGWLITPDTLAAPH is encoded by the coding sequence ATGGAAATGTCCTCTGGGCGGGCGCTGTACCGCAATTTTTTGGGTCAATCCCCTGACTGGTACAAGCTAACGCTGATTCTCTTTTTAGTGGTTAATCCGCTGGTCTTCTGGTTTGTCAGCCCGTTTGTCGCGGGCTGGATGCTGGTCGTTGAGTTCATCTTCGCCCTGGCCATGGCGCTGAAGTGCTACCCGCTATTGCCGGGCGGCCTGCTGGCCATTGAGGCCGTGCTGGTGGGGATGACCAACCCCGACCACGTTCGCGCCGAGATCGCCTCTAACCTTGAAGTTCTGCTGCTGCTGATGTTCATGGTGGCCGGGATTTACTTCATGAAGCAGCTGTTGCTGCTGCTCTTTACCCGGCTGCTGCTGGGCATTCGCTCCAAGACCGCGCTCTCGCTGGCCTTTTGCGTCGCCGCTGCGTTTCTGTCCGCGTTTCTTGATGCCCTGACCGTGGTTGCCGTTGTCATCAGCGTTGCCGTTGGGTTCTACAGCATCTACCACCGCGTGGTCTCTGAAGCCCAGGATGACAGCAACCTTCAGGACGATAGCCGCATTCAAACGGACAGCCGGGAGATCCTTGAGCAATTCCGGGCTTTCCTGCGCAGCCTGATGATGCATGCGGGTGTAGGTACTGCGCTCGGCGGGGTGATGACCATGGTCGGCGAACCACAAAACCTGATTATTGCTAAAAATGCCGGCTGGCACTTCGGTGATTTCTTTCTGCGGATGATGCCGGTGACGGTACCGGTGCTGATTTGCGGCCTGCTAACCTGCGTGCTGCTGGAGCGTTTTAAAGTGTTTGGCTACGGGCAAACGCTGCCGGAAAAAGTGCGCGGTATCCTGCACGACTTTGACGCCCGAAGCGCAAACAAGCGAACCAGACAAGACAAGATGAAGCTGCTGATCCAGGCGCTGATCGGCGTCTGGCTGATTATCGCTCTGGCTTTACACCTCGCAGAAGTCGGCCTCATTGGGCTGACGGTGATTATTCTCGCCACCTCGCTGTGCGGCGTGACGGACGAGCACGCCATCGGCAAAGCGTTTACCGAAGCGCTACCGTTCACCGCCCTGCTCACCGTTTTCTTCACCATCGTGGCGGTGATCATCGACCAGCATCTGTTTAGCCCGATAATCCAGTATGTCCTGAATGCCTCTCCGCACGCTCAGCTGTCGCTGTTTTATATCTTTAACGGCCTGCTGTCTTCCATCTCGGATAATGTCTTTGTCGGGACCGTTTATATTAACGAAGCGAAAACTGCGCTGCAGAGTGGCGCGATTGATATGAAGCAGTTTGAGCTGTTGGCGGTAGCGATCAATACCGGGACAAACCTTCCCTCCGTAGCGACACCTAACGGTCAGGCGGCATTCCTGTTCCTGCTAACGTCTGCGCTGGCGCCGCTGATTCGTCTCTCATACGGAAGGATGGTGATCATGGCTCTCCCTTACACTTTAGTTCTGACGCTTGTGGGGCTGCTGTGCGTGGAATACACGTTGACGCCGGCCACCGAATGGATGCTTGCCAGCGGCTGGTTAATCACGCCGGACACTCTGGCTGCGCCGCATTAA
- the ymcF gene encoding cold shock small protein YmcF codes for MLNLQFQCPSCGGSQYRTSPYDVRESNPHGAVCIFCKSAMQVSAHRPLNVTFAGFNPLAQQPLASSQPCC; via the coding sequence ATCCTGAATTTACAATTCCAGTGTCCGTCATGCGGCGGATCGCAGTATCGCACTTCCCCCTACGATGTCCGAGAATCAAATCCCCATGGCGCAGTCTGTATCTTTTGCAAATCCGCAATGCAGGTTTCTGCTCATCGTCCGCTGAATGTGACTTTCGCCGGTTTTAACCCGCTGGCGCAGCAGCCTTTGGCTTCTTCCCAGCCGTGCTGTTAA
- the dadX gene encoding catabolic alanine racemase DadX: MSRPVIATLDLTALRNNLDVVRRAAPHSRVWSVVKANAYGHGLDRVWSALSATDGFAMLNLEEAILLRERGWKGPILMLEGFFHADELALFDKYRLTTSLHSNWQVKALANAKLSSPLDVYLKINSGMNRLGFTPDRVHSIWQKLREIRNVGQLTLMAHFADAELPEGIAEPMKHIEQAAEGIDAPRSLSNSAATLWHPEAHFDWVRPGIILYGASPSGLWQDVATSGIRPVMTLGSQIIGIQNLKAGDTVGYGSRYRASGEQRIGIVAGGYADGYPRIAPDGTPVMVDGVMSRVVGKVSMDMITVDLTPCPQAGIGSPVELWGQNVKIDDVASAAGTVGYELMCALAPRVPVVVSQ, from the coding sequence ATGTCCCGTCCTGTCATAGCGACGCTGGATCTCACTGCGCTGCGCAATAATCTCGATGTGGTGCGCAGAGCCGCACCGCATTCTCGCGTGTGGTCGGTTGTTAAGGCCAATGCCTACGGCCACGGCCTTGACCGCGTCTGGTCGGCGCTTAGCGCGACGGATGGCTTCGCGATGCTCAATCTTGAAGAGGCCATTTTGCTGCGTGAACGCGGCTGGAAGGGGCCGATCCTGATGCTGGAAGGTTTTTTCCACGCCGATGAGCTGGCGCTGTTTGATAAGTACCGTCTTACTACCAGCCTGCACAGCAACTGGCAGGTTAAAGCGCTGGCGAACGCAAAGCTCAGCTCACCGCTGGATGTTTATCTCAAAATTAACAGCGGGATGAACCGGCTGGGCTTTACGCCCGACCGTGTGCACAGCATCTGGCAGAAACTGCGTGAGATACGTAATGTGGGTCAACTTACCCTGATGGCACATTTTGCCGACGCCGAGCTGCCTGAGGGCATCGCTGAGCCGATGAAACACATTGAGCAAGCCGCAGAGGGTATTGATGCTCCGCGCTCGCTGTCAAACTCTGCAGCGACTTTATGGCATCCGGAAGCCCATTTTGACTGGGTTCGTCCGGGCATCATCCTGTACGGCGCCTCCCCAAGCGGGCTGTGGCAGGATGTCGCGACCAGCGGGATACGGCCGGTAATGACCTTAGGCAGCCAGATTATTGGTATCCAGAATCTAAAAGCGGGCGATACGGTGGGCTATGGTAGCCGCTACAGAGCCAGCGGCGAACAGCGTATTGGTATCGTGGCCGGGGGTTATGCCGATGGTTACCCGCGCATCGCTCCGGACGGTACGCCGGTGATGGTGGACGGCGTGATGAGCCGTGTGGTGGGGAAGGTGTCGATGGACATGATAACCGTCGACCTGACGCCGTGCCCGCAGGCGGGTATCGGTAGCCCGGTAGAGCTATGGGGTCAGAACGTCAAAATTGATGATGTTGCCAGCGCTGCCGGCACGGTGGGCTATGAGCTCATGTGTGCGTTAGCGCCAAGAGTGCCGGTGGTGGTGAGCCAGTAA
- the fadR gene encoding fatty acid metabolism transcriptional regulator FadR, with product MVIKAQSPAGFAEEYIIESIWNSRFPPGSILPAERELSELIGVTRTTLREVLQRLARDGWLTIQHGKPTRVNNFWETSGLNILETLARLDHDSVPQLIDNLLSVRTNISTIFIRTAIRQYPEKAQEVLATAARVEDHADAFAELDYNIFRGLAFASGNPIYGLILNGMKGLYTRIGRHYFSNPEARSLALGFYHRLAEICQQGVYDQVFDTVRNYGRESGEIWHRMQKNLPGDLAMHSR from the coding sequence ATGGTCATTAAGGCGCAGAGCCCAGCGGGTTTCGCGGAAGAGTATATTATAGAAAGTATCTGGAACAGTCGTTTTCCGCCGGGCTCTATCCTGCCGGCCGAGCGCGAATTGTCAGAACTGATTGGCGTTACGCGAACCACACTACGTGAAGTGCTTCAGCGTCTTGCTCGCGACGGCTGGTTGACTATCCAGCACGGGAAACCAACCCGCGTTAACAATTTCTGGGAAACGTCCGGCTTAAACATCCTGGAAACGCTGGCGCGTCTGGATCACGATAGCGTGCCGCAGCTGATTGATAATCTGCTCTCTGTGCGTACCAATATCTCAACGATATTTATCCGCACGGCGATTCGTCAGTATCCGGAAAAAGCGCAGGAAGTGCTGGCTACCGCCGCCAGGGTTGAAGACCATGCGGATGCCTTCGCCGAGCTGGATTACAACATTTTCCGCGGTCTGGCGTTTGCGTCAGGTAACCCGATTTATGGTCTTATCCTTAACGGTATGAAAGGGCTGTACACCCGCATCGGGCGTCACTATTTTTCAAACCCTGAAGCCCGTAGCCTGGCGCTTGGCTTTTACCATCGGCTGGCGGAGATTTGCCAGCAGGGTGTTTACGATCAGGTCTTTGATACCGTGCGTAATTACGGCCGCGAGAGCGGCGAGATCTGGCACCGTATGCAGAAAAACCTGCCCGGTGATTTAGCGATGCACAGTCGTTAA
- a CDS encoding D-amino acid dehydrogenase, protein MRVVVLGSGVVGVASAWYLRQAGHEVTVIDRESGPAQETSAANAGQISPGYAAPWAAPGVPLKAIKWMFQRHAPLAISLDGTQFQLKWMWQMLRNCDTRHYMENKGRMVRLAEYSRDCLKELRHAIGIQYEGRQGGTLQLFRTAQQYESAAKDIAVLKEAGVPYELLEASQLNRVEPALADVAHKLTGGLRLPNDETGDCQLFTQNLARMAAEAGVEFRFNTPVDRLLYENQQISGVQCGQEVVKGDAYVVAFGSYSTGLLKGIADIPVYPLKGYSLTIPIADEQGAPVSTILDETYKIAITRFDSRIRVGGMAEIVGFNTDLLQPRRETLEMVVRDLYPRGGHVEQATFWTGLRPMTPDGTPIVGRTPFKNLWLNTGHGTLGWTMACGSGQMLSDLISGRTPAIPSEDLGIARYAEGFTPLSARQLHGAHN, encoded by the coding sequence ATGCGTGTTGTGGTGCTGGGAAGTGGTGTCGTTGGCGTAGCGAGCGCCTGGTATTTACGTCAGGCCGGGCATGAAGTCACCGTTATCGATCGCGAATCAGGGCCGGCGCAGGAAACCAGCGCCGCCAACGCCGGGCAGATCTCACCGGGCTATGCGGCGCCGTGGGCGGCTCCGGGCGTGCCGCTAAAAGCCATCAAGTGGATGTTCCAGCGCCATGCGCCGCTGGCCATTAGCCTCGACGGCACGCAGTTCCAGCTAAAGTGGATGTGGCAGATGCTTCGCAACTGCGATACCCGCCACTACATGGAAAACAAGGGGCGCATGGTGCGGCTCGCCGAATACAGCCGTGATTGCCTGAAAGAGCTGCGCCACGCCATCGGTATTCAGTATGAAGGACGGCAGGGCGGGACTTTGCAGCTGTTCCGCACCGCCCAGCAGTATGAGAGCGCGGCAAAGGATATCGCAGTGCTGAAAGAGGCTGGCGTGCCGTATGAACTTCTGGAGGCCAGCCAGCTTAATCGCGTGGAGCCGGCGCTGGCTGACGTTGCGCATAAACTTACCGGCGGGCTGCGTCTACCCAACGATGAAACCGGCGACTGCCAGCTGTTTACCCAAAATCTGGCGCGGATGGCGGCGGAGGCGGGCGTTGAGTTTCGCTTCAATACGCCGGTCGATCGTCTGCTGTACGAAAATCAGCAAATCAGCGGCGTGCAGTGCGGCCAGGAAGTGGTTAAGGGCGATGCCTATGTCGTTGCTTTTGGCTCCTATTCTACCGGCCTGCTAAAGGGCATCGCCGATATTCCGGTCTATCCCTTAAAAGGCTACTCGCTGACCATCCCAATTGCAGACGAGCAGGGGGCGCCGGTCTCAACCATTCTCGACGAGACCTATAAAATTGCCATTACCCGCTTCGATAGCCGCATACGCGTTGGTGGAATGGCGGAAATCGTCGGCTTTAATACCGACCTGTTACAGCCGCGCCGTGAAACCCTTGAGATGGTTGTGCGGGATCTCTATCCGCGCGGTGGGCACGTAGAGCAGGCCACATTCTGGACCGGCCTGCGCCCAATGACGCCAGACGGGACGCCGATTGTGGGGCGTACGCCATTCAAAAATCTCTGGCTGAATACCGGGCACGGCACGCTGGGCTGGACCATGGCCTGTGGCTCAGGCCAGATGCTGAGCGACCTGATCTCCGGGCGCACTCCGGCGATACCGAGCGAAGATTTAGGTATTGCCCGCTATGCTGAGGGTTTCACGCCGCTGAGCGCCCGTCAGCTTCACGGCGCACATAACTAA
- a CDS encoding tail fiber domain-containing protein translates to MIYTTGTIAVNGNTVTGTGTNFTAPGSLIRVGCTLIAMSTPVQVLQITSIDSATQLTVTPAANPALPAGTRYSILLSDSLSVDGLAQSIAETFTMYQRYMSGFADVMNASGDVTITINGQQVTVPGQKSLAKKGNNSDITSLTGLTTALSVAQGGTGGKTPEDARTGMGITNKQLNSLDGKSGGSVTGGITNEAKGMTLRSSDSSQGWFYSLDFQAGQGNNVTFARIYQSNGGINLNVGVNGTAKFNTFDANGNYFCQGNITCVALTQTSDADKKDKIEKITSALDKVSELDGVTYVLNDTGMPSAGVLADALLKVLPECVGSVFDDHDIYEDVEEENADGETVTVRRLIHKRDDSKRSYTVEYSGVIALCVEAIKELNETVKLQQQRIDELSGKK, encoded by the coding sequence ATGATTTATACGACTGGCACAATCGCAGTAAACGGAAACACAGTTACCGGCACCGGCACTAACTTCACAGCGCCGGGCTCGCTCATTCGCGTCGGCTGCACGCTCATTGCAATGTCAACGCCGGTGCAGGTTCTACAAATAACATCTATCGACAGCGCCACGCAGTTGACTGTAACGCCAGCTGCGAACCCGGCGCTGCCGGCAGGAACGCGCTATTCGATTCTGCTTAGCGATAGCCTGAGCGTTGACGGGCTCGCGCAGAGCATTGCCGAAACATTCACGATGTATCAGCGGTATATGAGTGGCTTCGCTGACGTGATGAATGCCAGCGGTGACGTGACTATCACGATCAACGGGCAGCAGGTTACTGTACCGGGCCAGAAGTCCCTGGCGAAGAAAGGCAACAACAGCGACATCACTTCTCTCACCGGTCTGACTACAGCGCTCAGCGTTGCTCAAGGGGGTACTGGAGGTAAGACACCAGAAGATGCCAGAACGGGTATGGGGATAACAAACAAGCAGCTTAACTCTCTGGACGGAAAAAGCGGTGGCTCTGTTACCGGCGGCATTACAAATGAAGCCAAAGGAATGACACTCCGATCTTCCGACTCCTCTCAAGGGTGGTTCTACTCGCTAGATTTCCAGGCAGGCCAAGGGAACAATGTAACTTTTGCGAGGATATACCAGAGCAATGGCGGTATTAATTTAAACGTCGGCGTAAACGGAACGGCAAAATTCAATACATTTGACGCTAACGGCAATTATTTTTGCCAGGGAAATATTACTTGTGTCGCGCTCACTCAAACATCCGACGCAGATAAAAAAGATAAGATTGAAAAAATCACATCAGCACTGGACAAGGTCAGTGAACTGGACGGGGTGACTTACGTTCTGAACGATACGGGCATGCCATCCGCTGGCGTGTTAGCTGACGCTCTTTTAAAGGTGCTGCCAGAGTGCGTAGGTTCGGTTTTCGATGATCACGATATCTACGAGGATGTGGAGGAAGAAAACGCGGATGGTGAAACCGTCACTGTGCGTCGACTCATTCATAAACGTGATGACAGCAAGCGCAGTTATACAGTCGAGTACTCCGGCGTTATCGCGCTGTGCGTTGAAGCGATCAAAGAGCTTAACGAGACTGTAAAGCTACAGCAGCAGAGAATTGACGAGCTGTCAGGGAAAAAATAA
- a CDS encoding SpoVR family protein → MATVTDFATKDPNRLSDGPDWTFELLDTYLAEIDRVAKLYRLDTYPHQIEVITSEQMMDAYSSVGMPINYPHWSFGKKFIETERLYKHGQQGLAYEIVINSNPCIAYLMEENTITMQALVIAHACYGHNSFFKNNYLFRSWTDASSIIDYLIFAKNYITQCEERYGVDEVERLLDSCHALMNYGVDRYKRPQKISLQEEKARQKSREEYLQSQVNTLWRTLPRREEEKTAESAHRFPSEPQENLLYFMEKNAPLLEPWQREVLRIVRKVSQYFYPQKQTQVMNEGWATFWHYTILNHLYDEGKVSDRFMLEFLHSHTNVVFQPPYNSPWYNGINPYALGFAMFQDIKRICQSPTEEDRYWFPDIAGKDWLETLHFAMRDFKDESFISQFLSPKLMRDFRLFTVLDDDRNNYLEISAIHNEEGYREIRAQLSAQYNLSNLEPNIQVWDVDLRGDRSLTLRYIPHNRAPLDKGRREVLKHVHRLWGFDVILEQQNMDGSVELLERCPQKNSL, encoded by the coding sequence ATGGCTACCGTTACTGATTTCGCCACAAAGGATCCCAACCGTCTGAGCGACGGACCCGACTGGACGTTTGAGCTACTGGACACCTACCTGGCCGAGATTGACCGGGTGGCAAAGCTCTACAGGCTGGACACCTATCCCCACCAGATCGAGGTGATTACCTCAGAGCAGATGATGGATGCCTACTCCAGCGTCGGGATGCCGATTAACTATCCGCACTGGTCGTTTGGTAAAAAGTTCATCGAGACCGAGCGCCTCTACAAGCACGGCCAGCAGGGGCTGGCGTATGAAATCGTCATCAACTCCAATCCTTGTATCGCCTATTTGATGGAGGAGAACACCATCACCATGCAGGCGCTGGTTATCGCTCATGCCTGCTACGGCCATAACTCCTTCTTTAAAAACAACTACCTGTTCCGTAGCTGGACAGACGCCAGCTCGATCATTGACTACCTGATTTTCGCTAAAAACTACATCACCCAGTGCGAAGAACGCTATGGCGTTGATGAGGTGGAGCGCCTGCTGGACTCATGCCACGCGCTGATGAACTACGGCGTGGACCGCTACAAACGCCCGCAGAAGATCTCGCTGCAGGAGGAGAAAGCACGCCAGAAAAGCCGTGAAGAGTATCTGCAAAGCCAGGTGAATACGCTGTGGCGCACGCTGCCGCGCAGGGAAGAGGAAAAAACGGCGGAGTCCGCCCACCGCTTCCCCTCTGAACCGCAGGAAAATCTGCTCTATTTTATGGAGAAAAACGCTCCGCTGCTGGAGCCATGGCAGCGCGAAGTCCTGCGCATCGTGCGGAAGGTCAGCCAGTATTTTTATCCGCAAAAACAAACTCAGGTGATGAATGAAGGCTGGGCGACATTCTGGCATTACACCATTCTTAATCATCTGTATGACGAGGGAAAGGTCAGCGACCGCTTTATGCTGGAGTTTCTCCATAGCCATACAAACGTGGTGTTTCAGCCGCCGTATAACAGCCCGTGGTATAACGGCATTAACCCTTACGCCCTTGGCTTCGCGATGTTCCAGGACATTAAGCGCATCTGCCAGTCGCCCACTGAAGAAGACCGCTACTGGTTCCCGGATATTGCCGGGAAAGACTGGCTGGAGACCCTGCATTTCGCCATGCGCGACTTCAAGGATGAGAGCTTTATCAGCCAGTTCCTGTCCCCCAAGCTGATGCGGGACTTCCGTCTGTTCACCGTGCTGGATGACGACCGCAATAATTATCTGGAAATTTCGGCCATCCATAACGAAGAGGGCTACCGGGAAATACGCGCTCAACTGTCCGCCCAGTACAACCTGAGCAACCTGGAGCCGAACATTCAGGTCTGGGATGTGGATCTGCGGGGAGATCGCTCATTAACGCTGCGCTATATTCCGCACAACCGTGCACCGTTGGATAAAGGCCGCCGTGAGGTGCTCAAGCACGTGCATCGCCTGTGGGGATTCGACGTTATTCTGGAGCAGCAAAACATGGACGGCAGCGTCGAGCTGCTGGAGCGTTGCCCGCAGAAAAATTCGCTTTAA